The stretch of DNA AGGCAGTTTTCTCTGCAAAAACCGTCAAGGGATCAGGTCTAAAGGAAAGCAACCAGGTTTGCATCTTAGATCATCAAGGTTATGAGCATCTCGTTTACCTTTTCAAAGCCATCAAAGTCACTACCTTTCAGCATTGTTCTGTTATCAGTCAGTGTAGTATTTAGCCAACTGAGTTCAGAGACAGTAAAAGTTAGTGATTTTTTGCGATTTGGAAGATGTCTGTGAAGGAAGAGAGGGTATACCAGTAGAAATCTCCATCACTATCGTGAAAGTGGATTTTGAAGTCGCCGGCTAATTCTGTTAGACCAGCTTCACCAGGTATTGCAAAGACAACAACTCCTTTTTTGGGTGCCTTTATCCAAAAATCTTCAGGCTACACAGCCCAAAAACACAAGTTTAAATGTCAAGACGAGTTGTggttatgtaaaaaataacatcagacgacagagagagagagagagagagagaagaaccaAGGAGAACAATGCCTACCCCCAAATCCTTGGTTTTCTGATGTTTCTTCGTAGAGAAAAGTATATCTgtacaataaaagaaaatggaacATTTTCAGACGTATGCGAATTTACAAAAGACGAGAAGAAATTAGGTCTTCACCAGTGTGGTTGGAGATCGTAATGGCAGGTCTAATCCAGTAAGGGCAGTTGATTAGGCGAAACCCTCTGAGCATGCATCTGCATAAATGTTTGTTCTCTGGTTAGGGATATATGAATACCACTACAAATCAAACTATCTGATTGGTGAGATACGTCTGAAGCCTACCTTTGTTCGGGTGGAACTTTCCCGTCAAATTGATTTTGAACACGTTCGTAGTACTTGACATATCGCTGAAGGAAACACGAAAGCTCGCTTAATAGGATGAGGGAGAATCGAATAAGCACATTAAAAAGAGAGGTTTGAANACCTTTCAGCATTGTTCTGTTATCAGTCAGTGTAGTATTTAGCCAACTGAGTTCAGAGACAGTAAAAGTTAGTGATTTTTTGCGATTTGGAAGATGTCTGTGAAGGAAGAGAGGGTATACCAGTAGAAATCTCCATCACTATCGTGAAAGTGGATTTTGAAGTCGCCGGCTAATTCTGTTAGACCAGCTTCACCAGGTATTGCAAAGACAACAACTCCTTTTTTGGGTGCCTTTATCCAAAAATCTTCAGGCTACACAGCCCAAAAACACAAGTTTAAATGTCAAGACGAGTTGTggttatgtaaaaaataacatcagacgacagagagagagagagagagagagaagaaccaAGGAGAACAATGCCTACCCCCAAATCCTTGGTTTTCTGATGTTTCTTCGTAGAGAAAAGTATATCTgtacaataaaagaaaatggaacATTTTCAGACGTATGCGAATTTACAAAAGACGAGAAGAAATTAGGTCTTCACCAGTGTGGTTGGAGATCGTAATGGCAGGTCTAATCCAGTAAGGGCAGTTGATTAGGCGAAACCCTCTGAGCATGCATCTGCATAAATGTTTGTTCTCTGGTTAGGGATATATGAATACCACTACAAATCAAACTATCTGATTGGTGAGATACGTCTGAAGCCTACCTTTGTTCGGGTGGAACTTTCCCGTCAAATTGATTTTGAACACGTTCGTAGTACTTGACATATCGCTGAAGGAAACACGAAAGCTCGCTTAATAGGATGAGGGAGAATCGAATAAGCACATTAAAAAGAGAGGTTTGAACTCAGAACTTACAATCTGACTTGGGAGAACGAGAGCTTTCCCATCAAGACATCTCTTTTGGTTATAGTAATCAATAGCCTCCTCAGCTGTAGGAAAGAACTGCAATGGAGTTATCAATCAGATCAGTCACAGAAGACATACAGAGAAGGAACGAGTGCATCGGCCAAGACTTTTGCTACATTAAAGTCTCACCTTGAGATATAGAAGAAGACAGCAANACAACAACTCCTTTTTTGGGTGCCTTTATCCAAAAATCTTCAGGCTACACAGCCCAAAAACACAAGTTTAAATGTCAAGACGAGTTGTggttatgtaaaaaataacatcagacgacagagagagagagagagagagagaagaaccaAGGAGAACAATGCCTACCCCCAAATCCTTGGTTTTCTGATGTTTCTTCGTAGAGAAAAGTATATCTgtacaataaaagaaaatggaacATTTTCAGACGTATGCGAATTTACAAAAGACGAGAAGAAATTAGGTCTTCACCAGTGTGGTTGGAGATCGTAATGGCAGGTCTAATCCAGTAAGGGCAGTTGATTAGGCGAAACCCTCTGAGCATGCATCTGCATAAATGTTTGTTCTCTGGTTAGGGATATATGAATACCACTACAAATCAAACTATCTGATTGGTGAGATACGTCTGAAGCCTACCTTTGTTCGGGTGGAACTTTCCCGTCAAATTGATTTTGAACACGTTCGTAGTACTTGACATATCGCTGAAGGAAACACGAAAGCTCGCTTAATAGGATGAGGGAGAATCGAATAAGCACATTAAAAAGAGAGGTTTGAACTCAGAACTTACAATCTGACTTGGGAGAACGAGAGCTTTCCCATCAAGACATCTCTTTTGGTTATAGTAATCAATAGCCTCCTCAGCTGTAGGAAAGAACTGCAATGGAGTTATCAATCAGATCAGTCACAGAAGACATACAGAGAAGGAACGAGTGCATCGGCCAAGACTTTTGCTACATTAAAGTCTCACCTTGAGATATAGAAGAAGACAGCAAATCATTAATCCGGTTCTTGCCATTCCAGCTTTACAATGAACTACCACTACATTTTGGATATCTTCCTTCAACCATGTGTATGCACTTTGACAAAATGATGGTATCAATTGGATAGGAGGACAGTTATGGTCATCAAATGGGAAAGATGCAAcctgaagaaaaggaaaacaagtgATTAAACAAAAGATGTAAGAGGTCTATAAATACTAGCTTTTAAAACAAGGACAACAACAGAAACTGCCTGCAAGATATCTGGTCTGAGATATCAAGTGCATagagtttgtatatatatatataccttccCCTCAAACCTTGAAGCATCGTACAATCTCTCTGAACAAAGGTTGTAGACCTTATATTTGTCCTGCATATTGGAAACAAGGTTTAAAGATCAGTAACGAGATGATCCAACATAGCCAAGTAACACTATAAGGCAGCCTAATAAAATCCAACTGGTATGATACATATAAGAATTGGTGGAATCGTCAGAAACTCATACAGTTTAAGAGGCTTCCAGTCTGTGTCAATGGTTACCTTGTGATGAGTTTCAAAAAACTTGATCACCTCTTCCATGTGATTACGATATAGTCCCTGGATATGACATTTGTCAATGAGAAACTCAAGTCcgagagaagaaaagaattgGCTGGGGAACTTATATTTCAGACCACAAGAAAGCTATTTTACCTCGAAAAATCCAAAAAGACCAGAGCTTATGTCACCAGCTGGGAACCCCATTGCGAttatattctcagttatataTGTCATATCCAAATCGAATTCTCCCTCCTGGAGAATGGACCAGATGGCAAATGCCATGTAAACAAGTGATGTAAGTGATACTGATCTGGGCACTCATATAAACTAGATTCTAGTCATACATTACAGTAGAAAAgcatgaataaaaaatatgattacaaCTAGTTTTGGGAAAACATTTTGTGCAAGCCCCTATGAAAGGATAGTGTTACTGAAACAAACTGTTGTGACTATAATGTGCGTCACTACAGTTTCAAGAATCTAACAATACCAAGGGAGACCAAAACTACTATACCTGGTATCTTCTTTTGTTCTGAGAGACAATGTGGCGTGCTTTCACCTGCATTGCTTTTACAGCACCACGAGATGAATCTACCACTGCTTTCGTGAGCGACTCAAAAGCACCACCAACTTGTGTGTTTGGTGCCCTAGGGTCACTGACATCATCTGAACCTTTCGTTGGCAAATGCAGACCAAGTTCAGAGGTAAATCTCGTGAAAGCTGATGACATCCCAGAATCTGCAGCGTTTGGATCTTGCTGCGGGAATTTCAAACTTTTGGCCCAAGAAGAAagaccagaagaagaaaatatagattACGGCGATTCGCGTGGGGAGGAACCTGGCGGGCATGGAACTATATCCACAGTTTTACTCGAAGGTTCAGAGCCATTAGAAAGCATTTGAGTATCAAACTTTACAGTTGAAGCTTCTGTACTAATAGAATCTTTAGGAGCCTCTCCTACAGAGCTCACGGGACCTTCTTCAACACCCATAACATTTTCAGAAGGTGCAGAATTACCAAGAATGGTCACATCTTTCTCAGATACTATAGCTGGAGACTGAGATGAAGAGTCAGCAGGATCAGTTTCCATTTCAGCAGTCCAATGATTAACCTACTTGAcgagcaaaacaaacaacctaaaaacaaagaaaagttcACGCTTAGCTTCTCATGAAATCAAAACACTACTCCAAATCACCACATTATCCATGTTTGTGTGTACACTACACCACACACGTCTGAATTCGCTAAAGCTATTGGCTAAATTCGCTTCTAGAATCATCTGAAAGAGCACTCACTACGAAAAAATTGCTTCAcaggatgaagaagaacctaAGACCGTACTAGTGCCACATTGCTTTACAATTCGATTATCTAATTTTCACACATCTCACAAAGCCAAATCAATGACGGATTCGAAGAAACAGATCTCAAATTCATAAACAGCGAGTCAAAATTATCAAAGCAGATCAAGAGGcgaaactacaaaaaaaactcgAGATTGTTTACCGGAGAATGAGAATGCA from Camelina sativa cultivar DH55 chromosome 9, Cs, whole genome shotgun sequence encodes:
- the LOC104715496 gene encoding phosphatidylinositol 3,4,5-trisphosphate 3-phosphatase and protein-tyrosine-phosphatase PTEN2B; translation: MSSAFTRFTSELGLHLPTKGSDDVSDPRAPNTQVGGAFESLTKAVVDSSRGAVKAMQVKARHIVSQNKRRYQEGEFDLDMTYITENIIAMGFPAGDISSGLFGFFEGLYRNHMEEVIKFFETHHKDKYKVYNLCSERLYDASRFEGKVASFPFDDHNCPPIQLIPSFCQSAYTWLKEDIQNVVVVHCKAGMARTGLMICCLLLYLKFFPTAEEAIDYYNQKRCLDGKALVLPSQIRYVKYYERVQNQFDGKVPPEQRCMLRGFRLINCPYWIRPAITISNHTDILFSTKKHQKTKDLGPEDFWIKAPKKGVVVFAIPGEAGLTELAGDFKIHFHDSDGDFYCWLNTTLTDNRTMLKGSDFDGFEKRKLPAPGFHVEIVMIESDNSQPTKPKSDSSQQPSQSSSEADSSKLQSDQNKDDDVFSDSDGDDNGNSKPIETNSTTENTAXHILFSTKKHQKTKDLGPEDFWIKAPKKGVVVFAIPGEAGLTELAGDFKIHFHDSDGDFYCWLNTTLTDNRTMLKGSDFDGFEKRKLPAPGFHVEIVMIESDNSQPTKPKSDSSQQPSQSSSEADSSKLQSDQNKDDDVFSDSDGDDNGNSKPIETNSTTENTAGSMHTTSKPHQINEPPKTDDPSANRSITSSSSSDLHNPLPNHSLAVSDIKAIAADASVFSFGDEEEDYESD